The proteins below come from a single Aegilops tauschii subsp. strangulata cultivar AL8/78 chromosome 6, Aet v6.0, whole genome shotgun sequence genomic window:
- the LOC109764939 gene encoding 7-deoxyloganetin glucosyltransferase, whose protein sequence is MGPSAPGEKAHAVCLPAPFQGHIIPMLDLAKMLHARGFHVTFVNTEYNHARLVRARGAAAVAGVPGFRFDTIPDGLPPSDDDVTQDVLSLCKSLTETCLGPFRRLLAELNDPATSMGHPPVSCIVSDNVMDFSMEAARELGLPYVQLYTSSAISYVGVRNYRLLFDRGLAPIKDVKQLTNEYLDTPVEDVPGLRNMRFRDFPSFIRSPAPDDYMLHFVLGIAERAVGASAMIVNTFGDLEEEAVAAMEALGLPKVYTIGPLPLLAPSSSISMSLWKQQEECLLWLDDKEPGSVVYANFGSIIVMTNEQLVEFAWGLAKSGRHFLWIIRPDLAKGDTAVLPSEFSAETAERGLVASWCPQQQVLNHPAVGAFLTHSGWNSTLESMCGGVPVISWPFFGDQQTNCRYQCNEWGVGMEIDSDVRRDAVADLITEVMEGESGKVMKKKAQEWREKAVKATKPGGSSHRNFDALIHDVLAPPS, encoded by the coding sequence ATGGGTCCTTCGGCACCGGGCGAGAAAGCACATGCCGTGTGCCTGCCGGCGCCCTTTCAGGGCCACATCATCCCCATGCTCGACCTGGCCAAGATGCTCCACGCCCGCGGCTTCCATGTCACCTTCGTCAACACCGAGTACAACCACGCCCGGCTCGTCCGCGCGCGGGGCGCGGCCGCGGTGGCCGGCGTCCCGGGTTTCCGCTTCGACACCATTCCGGACGGCCTGCCGCCTTCCGACGACGACGTCACGCAGGACGTCCTGTCGCTCTGCAAGTCCCTCACGGAGACCTGCCTCGGGCCCTTCCGCCGCCTCCTCGCGGAGCTCAACGACCCCGCCACGTCCATGGGCCACCCGCCTGTGTCCTGCATCGTCTCCGACAACGTGATGGACTTCTCCATGGAAGCGGCCAGGGAGCTAGGCCTCCCCTATGTCCAGCTGTACACCTCCAGCGCCATCAGCTATGTCGGTGTCCGCAACTACCGCCTCCTCTTCGACCGTGGCCTTGCACCGATCAAAGACGTCAAGCAGCTGACGAACGAGTACCTTGACACGCCGGTGGAAGACGTGCCGGGCCTGCGGAACATGAGGTTCAGGGACTTCCCGTCCTTCATACGCAGCCCGGCCCCGGACGACTACATGCTGCATTTCGTGCTCGGGATCGCAGAGCGCGCCGTCGGCGCGTCGGCGATGATCGTCAACACCTTCGGCGACCTTGAGGAAGAGGCGGTGGCGGCCATGGAGGCGCTCGGCCTGCCCAAGGTCTACACCATCGGCCCACTCCCTCTGCTGGCGCCGAGCTCAAGCATCAGCATGAGCCTGTGGAAGCAGCAGGAGGAGTGCCTGCTGTGGCTCGACGACAAGGAGCCCGGCTCCGTCGTGTACGCGAACTTCGGCAGCATCATCGTCATGACCAACGAGCAGCTGGTGGAGTTCGCGTGGGGGCTGGCCAAGAGCGGCAGGCATTTCCTCTGGATTATCCGTCCCGACCTCGCCAAGGGCGACACCGCAGTACTCCCCTCGGAGTTCTCAGCCGAGACGGCGGAGCGTGGGCTGGTGGCCTCCTGGTGCCCGCAGCAGCAGGTGCTGAACCACCCGGCCGTGGGCGCGTTCCTGACGCACAGCGGCTGGAACTCGACACTGGAGAGCATGTGCGGTGGCGTGCCCGTCATCAGCTGGCCATTCTTCGGGGACCAGCAGACCAACTGCCGGTACCAGTGCAACGAATGGGGCGTCGGCATGGAGATCGACAGCGACGTCCGGCGCGACGCCGTCGCAGACCTTATCACGGAGGTCATGGAGGGGGAGAGTGGGaaggtgatgaagaagaaggcaCAAGAGTGGAGGGAGAAAGCGGTCAAGGCGACCAAGCCCGGCGGCTCGTCTCACCGCAACTTTGATGCGTTGATTCACGATGTGCTAGCTCCTCCCTCCTAG